The stretch of DNA CACCACTACAGGGGTGTAATACCGCGCAAAGCGGGTGATGAATTTTTCAGTGTCGGCTTTTTTGCTGCTGGCGTTTTCGACCAGTTCCAAAATTCTGGCGATCGACGACTCACCAAAGGGTTTGGTCACCCGTACCGTGAGCAGCCCCGACTGGTTGATCATCCCGGCCAGCAAAGTTTCACCGGGGGCAACGGTGCGAGGCACCGATTCGCCCGTTAAAGCGGAGGTATCAACTAGGGATTTGCCCTCCAGAATGTCGCCATCCAGGGGCACTTTTTCGCCGGGGCGCACCACAATCACATCCCCAACCCGCACGGTCTCGGGGGCAACGGTACGGATGTCGCCGTCAACACTGAGGTTAGCGGTGTCAGGCCGCACCTCTAGCAGGGCTTTGATCGAGCGGCGCGATCGCCCCACCGAGTAGCCCTGAAATAGTTCTCCCACCTGGAAGAACAGCATCACGGCAACGGCTTCGGGAATTTCATGGATGGCGATCGCCCCCAGAGTTGCGATCGTCATCAGAAAGTTTTCGTCAAAGACGCGCCCCCGCAAAATGTTGCGCCCCGCCGTGGTCAGCACAGTCCAGCCGCTGATTAGATAAGCCGGAATCAGCACCGCGTATTCAGCGATGGCGAAGGAGGTGTTGTGCAGCGCCTCGTTGAAAATTAGCCCGATGAGGAAGAGAATGGTGGCGATCGCGATCGGCGTCAACTCTTGCCGCAGGCTGAAGTCACTTGAATCTTGGCTGTGGCCGTGGTCAGACCCACAGCAGTCGTCATGGGCGTTTACCGCAGCTTTAGGGGTGGGGCCGGGGCTGTCGCAACAAGCCTGGGAGTGAGAGTCTGCCATAGCGGCACCTTTGAAAAGCTATTGAACATCTGAAAGACTATTCAGATGGTACAGTAAGTATCGTACGCTGTCATGCTCTTTGCAAAAGGCTAGTCTTAGAGGTAAGGCACCCGTCGTTCCCGGCAGGGATGGAAACATCTGACGTAGACCCACCAGCCGTTAGGATTAACTGGCGAGTGTCTCCCACAAAATTTTCTGTACGCCCCGATGAGTTCTATTGAGTCAACGGTTACAGACCAGTACAACCAGATCGCCAATGTCTACGATCGGCGCTGGAAGCGATATGTCACGAATACGCTGAACTTTTTCAAGGCATGGGCTGAGATTGCCCCGACGGCAGCAGTATTAGATATTGCCTGTGGCACAGGTGAGCTAGAGCGTTTGCTTTTACAAAACAACCCAACTCAAATCATCACTGGCATCGACATCTCTGAGCAAATGTTGGTTCAAGCCCAGCAAAAACTCGAACGCTATCCAAACATTACCTTTAAAGAGGCATCAGCATCGGATTTACCGTTTCCAGCTCAGTCGTTCGATGTTGTAGTTTCTGCCAATGCCTTTCACTATTTTTCAGATCCACAGGCTGCTTTAGCTGAGATGAAGCGCGTGCTCAAGCCAGAAGGAAAGCTAGTAATTTTAGACTGGTGTAGAGACTTTTGGTTTTGCAGACTGTGTGATTGGGTACTGCAAAGAATTGACCCGGCCCATCAGCAATGCTATAGCGAGGCTGAACTGCACACTCTCTTAGAAAATGCCGAATTTTGTATATCGCGTGCTCAACGAGTGCGATTTGATGTAATTTGGGGCCTGATGGCAGTAGCGGCTCTGAGCGCTTCCCCAGTACAAGAACTTTAGTCTGCCTCGAAAACCAAGGCATCGAGAGACAAACTGTCGAGGATCTGAGACACCGACTCAACTTGATGCATAATTGGGCGATAAATAGGCCGTTGACTGTGCCTGTGCAGAGGAGATATGTCGTGACAGCATTGAGCAAACTGGGTCATCTCTGGCGTCGTGCGAGGTTTTTACGGATAGCGTTTTGCCTCGGCCTGGGGCTCTTTCTGACCCTGCACTGGCCTGGTTCATCGGCTCCTGCCTTCGCCCAAGACACGGTTGCGTTTTGGCGGCAGGCGTCCTTCCCCGTCGAAAATTTTCAGGCTTACACCTCCGCATTTGGCTATAGAACTTCTCCCACTGGCGGCGGGGAATCTCAGTTTCACTACGGGCTAGACCTGGCCGCACCCCAGGGCAGCTTTGTGCGCAACTGGTGGAACGGCAAGGTGATCGAAGTCTCTGACCACACCACCTGTGGCACCTCTGCCGTCATTCGGTCGGGCCAGTGGGAGCATCGCTATTGTCATATGAGCGGTCGGGTCGAAGTCTCAAATGGCAAGCGCTATTTGGTTGATCCAGACGGGGGCATTCGCTATGAGCAGGGGCAAGACTTGTCCACTGGGGCACGACTGGGCCGCGTCGGCATGACGGGGCGCACCACCGGCCCACACCTCCATTGGATGCTGAAATACGACGGCAATTGGGTTGACCCTGGGTTGGTGCTAAGGGCCATGTATGACGCTCAGCAAGCGGGTTAAACGGGCACCTTTGGCATGATTCAACTGCATAAGCTGGTTCACTATCCTGCCCCGGTGAGGATTTTCTGCTTTCTGCTACTGCTAGCGCTAGTTTGGGTGCCCATCGCCCTACCTCTCTACGCGTGGCTGGGCACTGATGGCTCCCTGAGCGTTATTCCCTTAGTTTTGCTCTACGTCTTGTTTATGGTATGGCTGGTACCGTGGGGTCGCCGCGTGCATGGCCAAGCTCAACCGCTGCGCACCCACGGTCTAGGGGCATCGGCCCGCTATGGGCGAGAGCTGGCAATTGGGGTAGTTGTGGGCCTGGTGAGCCTGGGGCTGCTATTTACCCTAGAGGGCGGGTTGGGTTGGCTGACCTGGCAACCGGCACCGCCCACCCTAGGGCGAATTGCCCTGGAGGGGTTGCTGGTGGGCCTGGGTGTTGGCCTGGCCGAAGAGCTGCTCTTTCGTGGCTGGCTGCTGGATGAACTGCGCTACGACTGGGGCTTTACTCCGGCACTGTGGGCCAGCGGCACGATCTATGCGGCGCTGCACTTTATCAAACCCTGGGAGGCCATTGTGAAAGAGCTGCCTAGCTTTCCGGGCCTACTGCTGCTGGGGCTGACCCTGGGCTGGGCACGCCAGCGCACTGCCGGACGCCTGGGGCTGGCCATTGGGCTGCATGGGGGGCTGGTGGCGGGCTATTACCTGATCGATGTGGGCGATTTAGCGATCTACACCGGGCGAGTGCCGGAATGGGTGACGGGTCTGAACCAAAACCCGCTAGCCGGAGCAATGGGAGTTCTGTTTCTTGCCCTGATTAGCGCTGGTATTCGGTACATTCCAAGCGCTTCCCGATGAGGCTTTCGCTATTGTGCTCTTACCGCCCGTGGGCCTGGGCTCTGCCGATTGTAGAGCAGGATAAAATCCGCTGGGGTTTGGGCTTGCCCGAATGAACGGCTGCAAAACTGCCTACCAATATCTCAACTCACCATGAGCTGGAAATCTCGCCTGCTGCGTCTAAGTCTCTGGGGATTGCCCCTCCCTCTAGTAGTTCTCAATGGCTAGGCGCTACTGCTGCTATTTGACTACTTTCGCAACATTGTCACCGTGGTGATAGTACAACTGCCTCTATACGAGCAAAAGAAGCTAAAACGTAAATTAGCATTGACCTCTTGATCTAGGCACTGAAGCTAGCTTACTTGCTTAACTTCTCAACAGGCGCAAACCACTGAGGGTGACGATAACAGTAGAGCCTTCATGGCCCAACACGCCCATTGGTAGGGTGATATGCCCGCTCAAGGTACCCGCGATGAGTACCCCAATCAGCCCAAGGGCAAAGCCGATGTTTTGTCGCACGATCGCCCGTGCCCGCCGCCCTAGGCCAATAGCGTGTTCTAGCTTTTCTAGGCGATCGGCCATGAGCACAATATCGGCGGTCTCTAGGGCCACATCGCTGCCCGCAGCGCCCATGGCAATGCCGACCGTGGCCAGAGCCAGGGCGGGGGCATCGTTAATGCCATCGCCGACCATCGCCACGCTGCCATACTGCTGCTGCAATTGCCGTAGAACCGTGACCTTATCTTCAGGCATTAAATCGGCATGCACCTGATCTACCCCCAGCTGTTGGGCCATACTGTGAGCCGTGCGGGCATTGTCACCCGTTAGCATTACCACTTGCTCAATGCCCAGGTGCTTAAGGCGGGCGATCGCCCTGGCCGCCTCTGGACGCACTCGGTCGGCCACCGCAATCAAGCCCAGCACTGGGCCGCCGTGGGCCACCCAAACCACGGTTTTGCCCTCTGCCTCCCACTGCTGGCTTTGCTTCGCTAGATGAGAGGAAACGGCCTGCCCACGAGCTTGAACCTGGGCACTAACAAAGGCTGCTTTACCTACCACCGCAGACCGCCCAGCTACCTCCCCTGTGATGCCCTGACCTACCTGGGCTTGTCCGTTAATCGCCGCTGGCCAGGTCAGGGCTCGGCGCTGCGCCGCTTGCACAATCGCCGCACCAATGGGATGCTCCGAAAGGCTCTCGAGGGCGGCGGCCACGGTGAGCAGCTCATCCGGATCGTCAGCCAGCACATTCACCACGTCGAGCTGTCCGGTCGTGAGGGTGCCGGTTTTGTCAAAGGCGATCGCTCTGATTTGGCCCATCTGCTCCAGCTGCGCCCCATTTTTGAATAAAATGCCCTGTCGCGCCCCGTTAGCAATACCAGAGAGCAGGGTCGGCATGATTGAGGCCATCAGCGCACAGGGGGAGGCCACGACCAAAAACACCAGGGCGCGGTAGATTGTTTCCTCCCAGCCCCAGCCCAGCAGCAGGGGCGGCAGCGTGGACAGCAAAACGCCCACCGTCACAATCACCTGGGCGTAGCGACGCTCAAACCGCTCCATAAATTTTTGGGAGGGAGGCGCTTCGGTTTGGGCCTGCTGCACTAGGCGAATCACGCGTTGAATCAAGCTGCTTTCCGGCGGCTGGTGGAGCGTTAGGCGCAGCGCACCGTAGCCGTTGAGGGTGCCCGCCAAAACCTCGTCGCCCACGGTTTTCTCTACAGGAATAGATTCCCCCGTAATCGACGCCTGGTTCACCGTGCTGAAGCCTTCGGCCACGACCCCATCGGTAGGCACCAGTTCCCCCGGTTTGACCAAAACCTGATCGCCGACTTGCAGCGCTGAGATTGGCATGATCTGCTCTTGCCCCTGGCGAATCACCGTTGCGGTGTCAGCCGTCAGGCTCATTAACCCTTGAATATTTCGCCCCGTTCGTCCCATGGCATAGCCCTCTAGGGCACCACTAATGGCAAAAATCAGAATCAGGACGGCCCCATCGACAATTAAGTTGTACTCCCGCTGCCACAGACCCAGGCTGGCGGCCCCGAGGGCAGCGATAATCATTAGCAGGTCTACATCCAGCTCTTTTTCCTGCACCAGCGTGGTCAAGCCCTCACGGGCGCTCTCAAATCCACCAATGACGTAGGCCGCCGCTAGAAACAGCAGGGCACCCCCCACCCAGCCCAGGGCCAGGGTTTGCCAGCCCAACCCCACTAAAACCGCACAGGCGATCGCCGCCACCGCCTCGGGGTGCTCGTCAAACAAACCTTTGCACAGGTGGCCGAATCGAGACTTCGACAGAGCATTCAACGGGGCAGTAGACACCATAGGCCAACCTGAGAAATCTTCACTCTGTCAGGCTAAACCTTGACATTGACACCAATGTCAAGGTTTAGCGTAAGCTAAGCCTATGACGACTGAATTTCTGACCATCAAAGAACTCACTGATGCGGTAGGCGGAGGCGTCACCCCTCGCATGGTGCGGCACTATCACACCCTGGGGTTACTGCCTCCCGTTCCCCGCTCAGAGAGCAACTACCGACTTTACACCCAGCGGGATATACAGCGATTACAGCGAGTGATAGCGCTTAAACAGCAGGGCTTTCAGCTCTCTCACATTGGGCAAATTCTAGAGAGTGACTCTGAAGCCACCGCAGACGCGAGCCTAATGACCCAGCTACAGCAGCAGTATCAGGCTGTGATGCAGCAGATTGCCCGCCTGCGCCATACCGCTTCGGCCCTGGAGGGGCTGCTGGGGCGCGATCTAGATTGTCAACGCACCCAGGCTCAAGCTCTGGCTCAGCTCAAGCAGCTCGATGTAGACACCCAGGCGGGTCTAAGCCAGATCGATCAGCTCTGGGCTAGCCTCGATGCCGAAACCACCGCCCACCCCGAAGCCTTTCAGGAATCGCTTCAGCGCCTGCTGCCTAACCTCTCGCACTATTCTGAAATTACCCAGCATTTGATCCAACAGCTGGTGCTGGCCTGCGGTGATGTGAGCTTAGTTAACCTCATCCAAATTAGTGGCGATGCGATCGCCGCAGCACGCACCGCTCTCAGCAGTGGGTGTGAGATCATTACCGATGTGCCTGTGGTAGCCACGGCGATTGATCAAACTCGGCTAGCCGCTTTGGGCTGTCCGGTTACAACCTTGATTGACGATCCTCACATTACCGCCGCCAACGAGGCTGAACAGGCTTTTTGGCTCCAGAAACGCTGGCAGCAACCATTACATGACTGTCTATCCGGTAGTGTGCTGGTCATTGGCTATGCCCCTTCAGTGCTGCTCACCGTCTGTCAGTTAATAGAGCAACAGCGTTTTCAACCGGCTCTGGTAATTGGTATGCCTATTGGCTTTAATCACGCCCCTGCTGCCAAGCGGCGACTGATGGCAACATCCATCCCTTACATTACGATTCAAGGAAGCCTTGGCGGCGGGCTCTTGGCTGCTGTAACTTTGAACGCCTTAATCGAAACACTGCTTGAGAAGCCAGATTGCCACTGCTATCTGACTCGGCCCTAAAAGCTATAGATAGCCCTAAGCAACGATACTTCGTTTAGTTTTAGTACTCATGCTTAGAGCGTCTACAACAGATAAAGGGGCATAGGACAGATCCTGATCGCTACTGCTGCGTAAACGCGTTTAACTGCTGTAGGCTTACTCAGTAGAGCTTGGCTTCTCTGCTGCATTCAAGATTTACCATGGGAAACCGCTCGGCTCGGTTTTACACGCTGCTCTCCATCGGGGCTGCTGTTTTAACAATTTTGCTGAAAACAACGGCCTACCTGCTGACTGGTTCGGTGGGACTACTGTCTGATGCTGCTGAATCGGTGGTGAACCTGGTGGCTGCGATCGTCGCGACCTGGGCCGTGACGTTTGCGGCTAAACCGCCGGATGAAGACCATGCCTTTGGGCATTTCAAGGCGGAATATTTTTCTAGCGGCGTCGAGAGTGTGTTGATTTTGGTGGCGGCGGGCAGCATTGCCTTTGCTGCCTGGGGTCGGCTGTTTGACCCGCAACCCCTAGAGCAGGTGGGCATTGGCTTAGCCCTATCGCTGGCGGCAACGGCGATCAATGGGACGTTGGCTATCGTTATGCTGCGGGCCAGTCGGCGGCTGCGCTCTATTACTCTGCGGGCAGATGCACACCATCTACTGACCGATGTCTGGACATCGGTAGGGGTCGTGGTGGGGGTAATTCTGATTCCCACTACGGGTTGGCTAATTCTTGACCCGATTATTGCCTTGGTTGTCGCGGCAAATATTGTTTGGGCGGGGCTGAGATTGCTGCGCGAAACGGGAATGGGTCTTTTAGATACGGCCTTACCGGCTGAGGAGCGTCAAATTGTTGCCGATACTTTGCAGCCTTTTGAGGCTGAGGGAATTCAATTTCATGCATTAAGAACTCGGGTGGCTGGTGCCCGGCGGTTTGTCTCGGTACATGTGTTGGTGCCAGGTAGTTGGACGGTCAAACAGGGACATGACCTCTGTGAAGTAATTGAGCTGGCGATCGCCCGCTCTCTACCCGGCACATTTATATTCACCCATCTAGAACCTTCAGAAGACCCGGTTTCGTGGGCAGACCAGTCCTTGGAACGTTAACCACTTGAGGTTTAACCGACCACGCTAGCCTGCCTAAAACTGTTTTCATCACCCCTCTTCCGCATTCAAACAACTATGGAAGAGGACTTTTAACTTTTACTTATTTTGCTTCATCAACCATCTGGATAGTTCTTTCTTCAACCTCTTCAGCAATTCGAGTTAATTCCGGATCCTGAGACAGAGCTGCAAGCATTTGGGCAGGCTTGATCAAACCGATCTTCGTTGTACCTTTTTCGGTAAAGACCGAGATCCGACAGGGTAATGCCATATTCAGTCGCATATCCGTTGCCATGACGGCGGCGGCTTGCTGCGGATTGCAAACCTCAAACACCTTGCACTGCGCTTCAAACTCAATGCCTTTACCACGCAGTGTTGCCCCCAAGTCGTGAATATGGAGAACGCCAAAGCCATGATGCTTAACGGCCAATTCAAGATCGGTGGCGGCCTGTTCAAAGGGTTTTGTCGTTTCGACTATGTAGTACATGAATACTTGCTTGGGGGTGAGAGTGAACATTTTTGCCTACAGATCGTAGTGAAGTCACCGTGACTCGATAACCTTCAAAAGAGGGATTACGTCACTCATCTAGGTGCGCGGCGACTTCCCGGTAGAGGGACATGATGTGATC from Leptolyngbya sp. KIOST-1 encodes:
- a CDS encoding class I SAM-dependent methyltransferase, whose protein sequence is MSSIESTVTDQYNQIANVYDRRWKRYVTNTLNFFKAWAEIAPTAAVLDIACGTGELERLLLQNNPTQIITGIDISEQMLVQAQQKLERYPNITFKEASASDLPFPAQSFDVVVSANAFHYFSDPQAALAEMKRVLKPEGKLVILDWCRDFWFCRLCDWVLQRIDPAHQQCYSEAELHTLLENAEFCISRAQRVRFDVIWGLMAVAALSASPVQEL
- a CDS encoding M23 family metallopeptidase, with product MTALSKLGHLWRRARFLRIAFCLGLGLFLTLHWPGSSAPAFAQDTVAFWRQASFPVENFQAYTSAFGYRTSPTGGGESQFHYGLDLAAPQGSFVRNWWNGKVIEVSDHTTCGTSAVIRSGQWEHRYCHMSGRVEVSNGKRYLVDPDGGIRYEQGQDLSTGARLGRVGMTGRTTGPHLHWMLKYDGNWVDPGLVLRAMYDAQQAG
- a CDS encoding CPBP family intramembrane glutamic endopeptidase, translating into MIQLHKLVHYPAPVRIFCFLLLLALVWVPIALPLYAWLGTDGSLSVIPLVLLYVLFMVWLVPWGRRVHGQAQPLRTHGLGASARYGRELAIGVVVGLVSLGLLFTLEGGLGWLTWQPAPPTLGRIALEGLLVGLGVGLAEELLFRGWLLDELRYDWGFTPALWASGTIYAALHFIKPWEAIVKELPSFPGLLLLGLTLGWARQRTAGRLGLAIGLHGGLVAGYYLIDVGDLAIYTGRVPEWVTGLNQNPLAGAMGVLFLALISAGIRYIPSASR
- a CDS encoding heavy metal translocating P-type ATPase, with amino-acid sequence MVSTAPLNALSKSRFGHLCKGLFDEHPEAVAAIACAVLVGLGWQTLALGWVGGALLFLAAAYVIGGFESAREGLTTLVQEKELDVDLLMIIAALGAASLGLWQREYNLIVDGAVLILIFAISGALEGYAMGRTGRNIQGLMSLTADTATVIRQGQEQIMPISALQVGDQVLVKPGELVPTDGVVAEGFSTVNQASITGESIPVEKTVGDEVLAGTLNGYGALRLTLHQPPESSLIQRVIRLVQQAQTEAPPSQKFMERFERRYAQVIVTVGVLLSTLPPLLLGWGWEETIYRALVFLVVASPCALMASIMPTLLSGIANGARQGILFKNGAQLEQMGQIRAIAFDKTGTLTTGQLDVVNVLADDPDELLTVAAALESLSEHPIGAAIVQAAQRRALTWPAAINGQAQVGQGITGEVAGRSAVVGKAAFVSAQVQARGQAVSSHLAKQSQQWEAEGKTVVWVAHGGPVLGLIAVADRVRPEAARAIARLKHLGIEQVVMLTGDNARTAHSMAQQLGVDQVHADLMPEDKVTVLRQLQQQYGSVAMVGDGINDAPALALATVGIAMGAAGSDVALETADIVLMADRLEKLEHAIGLGRRARAIVRQNIGFALGLIGVLIAGTLSGHITLPMGVLGHEGSTVIVTLSGLRLLRS
- a CDS encoding precorrin-8X methylmutase, which translates into the protein MTTEFLTIKELTDAVGGGVTPRMVRHYHTLGLLPPVPRSESNYRLYTQRDIQRLQRVIALKQQGFQLSHIGQILESDSEATADASLMTQLQQQYQAVMQQIARLRHTASALEGLLGRDLDCQRTQAQALAQLKQLDVDTQAGLSQIDQLWASLDAETTAHPEAFQESLQRLLPNLSHYSEITQHLIQQLVLACGDVSLVNLIQISGDAIAAARTALSSGCEIITDVPVVATAIDQTRLAALGCPVTTLIDDPHITAANEAEQAFWLQKRWQQPLHDCLSGSVLVIGYAPSVLLTVCQLIEQQRFQPALVIGMPIGFNHAPAAKRRLMATSIPYITIQGSLGGGLLAAVTLNALIETLLEKPDCHCYLTRP
- a CDS encoding cation diffusion facilitator family transporter, translating into MGNRSARFYTLLSIGAAVLTILLKTTAYLLTGSVGLLSDAAESVVNLVAAIVATWAVTFAAKPPDEDHAFGHFKAEYFSSGVESVLILVAAGSIAFAAWGRLFDPQPLEQVGIGLALSLAATAINGTLAIVMLRASRRLRSITLRADAHHLLTDVWTSVGVVVGVILIPTTGWLILDPIIALVVAANIVWAGLRLLRETGMGLLDTALPAEERQIVADTLQPFEAEGIQFHALRTRVAGARRFVSVHVLVPGSWTVKQGHDLCEVIELAIARSLPGTFIFTHLEPSEDPVSWADQSLER
- a CDS encoding DUF302 domain-containing protein → MFTLTPKQVFMYYIVETTKPFEQAATDLELAVKHHGFGVLHIHDLGATLRGKGIEFEAQCKVFEVCNPQQAAAVMATDMRLNMALPCRISVFTEKGTTKIGLIKPAQMLAALSQDPELTRIAEEVEERTIQMVDEAK